ttgaGGGCGTGATTATGTCCGCTGATCTTattccgttagatattgtggattttgatgtgattttaggggccGATTGGTTACACcataatcgtgcccatattgattgttatggtaaatcagttactttttatcGTCCTGGATTACCCGAGGTTACTTTTGAGGGCGAgagaagtggggtgagacatggagttatttctgccataagGGCGAGGAAATTATTATCgaagggttgtcagggatatttggcacaTGTGGTATTAAATGATGTTGCTCCTACTAGTATAGAAGAAGTTGGTGTGGTCAGACATTATCCGGATGTTTTCCCTGATGATTTGCCGggattgccgccagacagagaggtggaattctctattgatttgcttccaggtacggaccCTATATCtctgactccttatagaatggctcctgctgagttGAGGGAATTAAAAATccagttgcaagaattacttgataaaggttttattcaacctagttctTCACCTTGGGGTGCCCCAGTATTATTTGTGAAGAAGAAGGATGGAACTCTTCGATTGtgtattgattatagacaattgaaccgggtaacgattaaaaaccgttatccattgcctcgcattgatgatttgttcgatcagctgaaaggtgcgtgtgtattttctaagattgatttgagatctgggtattatcaattgaagattaaagaaGATGATGTACCTAAGACGGCTTTCCGAACTCGGTACGGACATTATGAATTTTCGGTTATGCCGTTtgggttgactaatgcacctgcagcttttatgagattaatgaatgaggtattccagaaatatcttgataaatttgttattgtttttattgatgatattctggtatactctaagtcccaAGCAGATCATATCCGACACCTTAATTTGGTgttaaggaaattaagggagcatcagttgtatgccaagttcagtaaatgtcagttttggttgactgaagtggcatttttggggcatgttgtatcagctcaaggtattcaagttgatcctcaaaagattgcagcagtggagaattgggagcaacctcgaaccgtcacggaggtacgaagttttcttggcttagcaggttattatcgacggttcgTTCAGGATTtctctatgattgctttacCGTTGACAAAgttgaccaggaaggatgttaaatttgagtgggatgagaattgtgagcgGAGTTTTCAGCAATTAAagtattgcctcactcatgcaccgGTGTTGGTACTTCCCGACGATAGCGGTAATTTTGAGATATATAGTGATGCTTCAttaaatggtttgggatgtgttttgatgcagcataataagGTGATTGCATATGCTTCTAGGCagttgaaaaatcatgaaaggaactatcctactcacgatcttgaattggcagcaattgtttttgctttaaaaatttggaggcattatttgtatggtgagaagtgtaagatcttcactgatcacAAGAGTCTTCAATATTTgtttactcagcatgatcttaatcttcgtcagcgaaggtggatggaattgttaagtgattatgattgttcTATTGAATACCATCCAGGTCGTGCTAATGTAGTAGCGGATGCgctgagtaggaaacctcaaggtagACTTAATGCCCTATATGCtagtcgtgttcctcttcttgctgaacTGAGGGCAACTGGAGTAAGATTGGAGTGGGAGAATCAAGGTGgagcttttcttgctagttttcaagtcaggccagttttggtgGATCGTATTCTTGCAGTTCAGATGGTGAATGAAGAAATTCAGGAGTTGGTTCAGTTAAgaagtgaagggaaaaagaaagacctcagaatTCGGGAATCAGATGGTATGCTCATGCAAGAAAACAGAATGTATGttccgaataatgaggaattgaagaaggaaattctggatgaagcacattgttcagcttatgcgatgcatccgggaggaacaaaaatgtatcataccattcgaccattttattattggccgggtatgaaaagagaaattgcagaatatgtgAGCAGGTGTATTATTTGCCAGCAAGTGAAAGCAGAAAGGAAGAAGCCCTTTGGGCgaatgcaaccacttcccgttccccagtggaaatgggaaaatataaccatggatttcgtgtataaacttcctcgtacgcgaaatggatttgatggtatttgggtgattGTGGATCGACTCACCAAGTCTGCGCatttcattccagtgagggagaaataccctctgaataaattggctaagttgtttatTTCGAAGATTGTCAAGTATCATGGAGTCCCAGTAAATATTATCTCCGATCGAGACCCGAGgtttacttctaaattttgggtggcttttcaggaagctctggGTACTCAATTACTGTATAGCacagcttatcatcctcaaactgatgggcaatcagagaggaccattcagacgttggaagatatgttgagatcttcggtattacaatttggtgattcttggcatgatcgtctggacttaatggagtttgcttataataacagttttcactcgagcattggtatgtccccattcgaggcactttatggtagggcgtgtcgaacgccattgtgttggtctGAGGTTGGTGAACGGGTATTAGAAGGCCCTGAGATCGTGGATGAGacgactcaaaatgttcaggtaattaaatcaaacctgaaagcagcccaggatcgacatAAGAGTTTAGCGGATCGGCATACTACTGATCGAGTGTATGATGTgggtgattgggtattcttgaaattgtcgccttggagaggtgtggtacgatttgggaaaagaggaaagctaagtccgagatatattggaccttatgtgatcactgaaagagttggtgaagttgcctaccggttggaactgcctccggagttatctaaggtccataatgtgttccatgtctctatgcttcggcattatatttctgatcctTCTCATGTGATCCCTCATCAACCgttagagattaatccggatttgacttatgatgaggaaccaatcACAATATTGGATTGGAAGGACAAGGTTCTAAGGAACAAGACGGTGAGTTTGGTGAAGGTG
This genomic interval from Malus domestica chromosome 05, GDT2T_hap1 contains the following:
- the LOC139196062 gene encoding uncharacterized protein, translating into MPPRRERRESRRTSESNFPDITQLGEAMAQALQNVIRPPPPPRTPLETMYNLKLDRFMGNESHEGAEKWLDHIEKTFQVMQSQGNLPANRWVETTTWFLGREPAAWWINQARYMSPETAADWKVFKEHFMKRFVPPEYIDRKKQEFTRLKQRNMSAHEYYRKFTDLSRYDTDTAGNQGEMLRRFKLGSKKKWRTFANALPCADYHEYFEILVRMEDSDNLPDSEDDEDKNEGQKKNDKGKGISIPGPRQTQSFKKSGASSSSSSGGYSFTGPRRGGGRFSGGPRFQGQRDAGGSGAPWCRRCNSRHHGECRRGSGACFTCGQMGHRASQCPQGQQRPQQTNMPPPTPVQQSFGPGGYGQPSRGGAYHYQGDAAPYASGPYQYSQEPYPQAGYSQDFRGYSSYSSMPAGGSQWHQGGQPRQGEVATGGAGSSRQPSQPGQGRNPQGRGNQGNRGRGGRQQAQGRINHISLQEAQNHPDLIMGFDLEFAMPRGDKCIVDSVYLGCPVMVEGVIMSADLIPLDIVDFDVILGADWLHHNRAHIDCYGKSVTFYRPGLPEVTFEGERSGVRHGVISAIRARKLLSKGCQGYLAHVVLNDVAPTSIEEVGVVRHYPDVFPDDLPGLPPDREVEFSIDLLPGTDPISLTPYRMAPAELRELKIQLQELLDKGFIQPSSSPWGAPVLFVKKKDGTLRLCIDYRQLNRVTIKNRYPLPRIDDLFDQLKGACVFSKIDLRSGYYQLKIKEDDVPKTAFRTRYGHYEFSVMPFGLTNAPAAFMRLMNEVFQKYLDKFVIVFIDDILHNKVIAYASRQLKNHERNYPTHDLELAAIVFALKIWRHYLYGEKCKIFTDHKSLQYLFTQHDLNLRQRRWMELLSDYDCSIEYHPGRANVVADALSRKPQGRLNALYASRVPLLAELRATGVRLEWENQGGAFLASFQVRPVLVDRILAVQMVNEEIQELVQLRSEGKKKDLRIRESDGMLMQENRMYVPNNEELKKEILDEAHCSAYAMHPGGTKMYHTIRPFYYWPGMKREIAEYVSRCIICQQVKAERKKPFGRMQPLPVPQWKWENITMDFVYKLPRTRNGFDGIWVIVDRLTKSAHFIPVREKYPLNKLAKLFISKIVKYHGVPVNIISDRDPRFTSKFWVAFQEALGQGSKEQDGEFGEGVVEKSFCGGSYLGDGRPDERDVPKIILRVLNYDLVMGISGTKFYKEGRLSQPVPEVLLAGM